The window CGCTTCCTACGACAAACTTCCTAGAGCTCAAATTCGAGATCACCAATTAAATGAATTGAGCATTTCTAACACTCCTCCACCATCACCTTTGGTGATGCTTGAGTTATTGTGATCACAAACATTTCTCAAAAGAGTGGATGGGTACATTCAGCTGGAACAAAGAGAAGGAAATTAAACGTCGTTCAATTCATGTGACAAACAAAATTTGGCGTACTATTGTTTGATCGAGGACGATTCTAGTTACCTTAACAAAGCCTTATAATATGACCTGCCATAGTGGTCCATATTGCTTGCTTGGAAAGTTGTATATCAGTGTATGGGCTTGTAGGACCTGTAGGACTTGAGCTAACTAGGAACATAGCAATCAGGAGAAGACAGGAAATTGAGCATTAAACTAAGCTGAAAGCATAGTAGGATACTTTTAAGAACTCGGGGTGGAAGACATATAGACATTTTTGTAAgcccaatatatgtatatattcgtTATATGTTGATCCGTAGGAAAACTACATCCGATATAACAATACTTGAAAACTAGAAAGTGAAAAACATTCCAAGATGATACATCCCCATTGGAAAATTGGATGTAATCTAAAAAATAATACAGTGATAAAACCATCCGATAGAGAACAATACATGAAAATTAGAAAGTGAAAAAGCAATCCTAGATAATAAATCAACCATTGGAAAATTGGATGTAaactagaaaaaaaaatacaatggTAGAATCATCCGATTGAGTTGTCATTTGTCAATAGGTAGGAAGGTTTTTTCATAGGTAACAAGGGAAACCGACTAGGGTTGGGGTGGGGTAGCGGCGGAGCAACGGCTGGTGCAGGCAGATCAATTTCATCAGCTGGGGGTGGGTTTGGGTTCGCCATTTCTAAAAATTGAGAGTGATCGAGTCGACATATAGACATTGCTTCTCTTTAAAATAATTTGTTTAGGCATTTGGATGGCGCAACTGCACTGATAATGGATTGAATATGGAGAGAGAATTTCTCTTGGCGTAAGAAGCTTTCtaatatttaaatttaaatttaactTTAAATATTGTTTACATTACTCTTTGAATTGATATAAATGTACTTTTCCCCCCTTTTTGTTCTTGTTATCTGCTAAACTGGACGATCCTTCTGAGGTTGGAGGTACATGACCTATTTTAGTGTTGCGTTCTTgttttaatattattattttatagTTGTCTTATTCTTATAAGATATATACTTTAGCTTCACAACGAACATCTTTTAATTGTACTTATTTATATCGATAAAAGTTATTTCAAATTAACAAAATGCAAGTCATGTAATCTAATATAATACATTAGATCTTGTTATCAAAAAATTTAGTGACATATACAAAGATGAATAGTTTAATTCAAGGTCCTAAAATAATTGACTAAGATTTTGACAAAAGAATATGTCAGTGTTGTCATTGGAGCGGAAACTAAAAGAAAAACAGGTTTGTTAGAGATGTTAGAAGAAAATTAGGTCACTGCTTAAATTTGTTTGCTCGTTCTTTTACCTTATCGGCCCAATTTAACACATGTAGATCTAATAGTGATTTTTTAGATCCAAAAAAAGTAGGAAAATTTATCTGCCatagctacctctaagacttatttataaataataactaccttattttttatttaatttttgcagctttatttttttaaaattacatttcataactggtccaataacttttgaaatacatgtacctctctattctccctcactacacatttaagatttatcatcttcttcaaaccctaaaaaaaatgCTCTCTCCTCTCTCACTTTCCCCTTACTGTCGCCTCTCTCCCTTCCTTTCTCTATCTCTAGCCTCTCTTTTCCTTCCCCTCACGTACCCCTCTCTCCTTTCTCTATCTACACCACCCACGCCGCTGTGTCATCGGAGCCGCCACCACCATTACTACCGTCTCCATCTCCGATGAAACCCAAGAAGGCGGCAGAGTCTTGAGCAAGTAGCAGACATGGCCTATTGGCTTGGATCACCAAATGTTATTCCTGTACATGCTGATGTTTCCAAAGTTGAAGATTGCCAACGATTAATCGAAGCAGCCATAAACAACTTTGGTAGATGTAAGTGTAGAAATATTAATAAATTAAACCGCGAATGATTTTCTCTTGAGAAAAGCTGATTGGGCATCTCATCCTTGCACAAAGTGTGTAAATGTCTCCAGATGTGTTCGGTTTATGAACATTTTGGAAATCAAATCAGATTAATTTTGCGTATTTTATATTCTCAGGACATAAATTTCATCGGAGCCGCCACCACCACCATCACTATTACTACCATCTCCATCTCCAAACTCGAAAAAAATCTTAAGGTTCTAGCTCTTCAGATCTGAACTCTGTATGCTTCATGTATTAATGGTTTTTTGTGGTGGTTCGGTATTGTTTTTGGAGTGGAGGAGGACAGTGGTGGATCGGAAGAAAGGCGGCGGAGGAAGGAGGAGGTTTTTTCCAGTTGTTGTAGTGGTTCGGTAGGGTTTTTGGAGTGAAGCATGATGGTGGATCGGAAGAAAGGCGGCGGAGGAAGGAAGAGGGTTTTTCCAgttgttgtggtggttcggtagAGTTTGTGGTTGtggtgtttcagtatatttctgtatatttcgctatatttcaatatactgttttcagtatatttcaatgtactgttcagtatatttcgctatatttcaatgtatttcaaaTTTACGACACAGTTTCTGatacatttcattgtattccattgtatatacacATACTGCAATTTTATATTTCtaaaacaatcaaccatatttcattgtattcgagtgtatatttttctatattttgaaatatttctaaaagtttggaatagagcaatttggagagagaaacgtgggttgttatggaacttcagccgttgcgtgatacatggttgatttaatttgacttaccatttaaaatgaaaaaagagaatatgttccatgaatacaacctatttttactctgccaaactttgtattttcgtgtatttcaaAAACACGAAATACAACCAAATACAACAAAAACTAGCAAAAAACTTTTGAATGGAGTGATTTTGAAAGAGAGACGTTAGCTGTAGTGGAACCTCATGAGGTTTGCatgaatcatggaaccattaatacaaattaccatatatataatttgaaaaagttttttattgccataaatatagccttttttttattcaacagccacgctgtatttcactgtatttcgctatatttcactgtatttcaaaaacgcgagatacaactgacatacaaccaaaatcagctacgaattgtaaatcttcaacttatagctatagcttgttagaagctattaaaaggtagttatttgtgtaagttttacaaAAAAGTACTAGTGAATtccattttttttgcgcggattgcccttcttttgggatggtctttaaattttgcccctcatatttgtggtctttaaattttgccccccatattgctggtctttaatttttgcccttcgcgttgcaaccctgagcTTCACGCAGAAATCAggaggttctgggttcaaacccccgctcaagcataaattaaaaaaaaaatcgcaaggcaaggtttgagtcgcgtgtatgccggacccggcatacacttgttaaggaataaccaaagttatgccggacccggcatactcatgccttatgggtagacttggcataagtatgtcgggtctggcataactttggttattccttaacaagtgtatgccgggtccggcatacttatgggtagacttttagttaagacttaactaaaagtcttttcctagttatgccttatgggacagacttttagttaaggcataactaaaagtatgcctcgtaagacataacttttccttaagatatagactttgccttataagataaatttttagttatgccttaaggaaaagttcagccttatgaggcatacttttagttatgccttatggggcagacttttagttaagacataactaaaagtatgcccctaaggcggaacttttccttaaggcataaactttgccttataaggcggaacttatagttatgccgggtcaggcataactttagttattcctgaaggaaaagttccgccttatggggcatacttttagttatgccttatggggcacacttttagttaaggcataactaaaagtttaccttgaaaagtaaatatatatatatatatatatatatatatatatatatatatatatatatatatatatatgactcaaggcaaagtatgcccccatcggcagacttttggttaaacataactaaaattttgccggtgggggcatagcgaaatttaaactctgccttgcgatttttttaaaaaatttttgactgagtggaggttcgaacctagaacccatgggttttagcggaagggtaaaatttaaaaattacaaatatgaggggcaaaatttaaagaccaccccaaaagaagggcaattctgcccaGTGAATTCTTACTCAGTACATTATATCCAATGACCTTAAATATGTTATTTTGAACTTCGAAACTAACCTTAGCTCATCTACTGTGATTTAGTTTGTTTACATATTCGGAACGAAGTCCACAAATGGATGATTTTAGGTGAACATTTGGCGGTTGTCCCTTTTTGATTACAGCTATTTAGTAAATGATCTTTTTATTCCTCTTGCAATTTATGATCCTTCTATATCACAgactaaaaatattttttgagTAAATTAAAAATCTTATGAGACACCATTGGATCACAGTTTAAAATTTTATAAGTTATTGCAAATGTTAGACCACCGTCTAATGTTTTGTCTGTAAGGCTGAACAATATATGAGTAAATATTAGACATGAGTCTAAGTTATCCGGAAGTTAATTTCCCGAGGGCtatatttgttttttgtttttttaaatagTGACAAAATCTAAATGGTGAAACATTGTCTATTCACAAAGTTCAAACTCAACTTTTGGTTAAACATAAAAGAAAACTCCAATTATCCGGTACATGAATGGTGGATTGCAATACTTTTTTGCTTTGTGACAGTTCAATTTTCCTCACCAAAAGGATCAAATCAACTAGTTAAAACAATGAAATGTAAGCTTTAAAACCAGCACCAACTGCAGAATAACAGAAATTACATTGAATATTACTTTGGACCTGACCAACTTAGATTTATACAGTTACAAATTGTCGGCAGAATCTACACTacaaaggggaaaaaaaaaaaaaaaaggaaggcgcgggggggggggggggggggggggcactatAACAATATGAATAAATAAAATCTGCTAAGACTAGGCTACATATATGCAATGCATCTTATTTAGCTAAATTGACTACACAAAATTATGATTCTTGAAGAACCACAGTGGCAACTGTTTTAGCCCAATATCTCAATGTTTCTTCATATCAGCACCAGCAGAAATTCTTGGTATTCTCAAATTTAACAATGGTGAGTCAGGCCTTTTAATAAGCCATGCCTCGGATAAATATGGCCGCGCAATTTCCCTTTTATCGTCTTCTTCTTCTGCTACAATACCATTAACACTATTTGCTTTTGAATCTTCACAAATTTTTTCTTCATCTTCGGACATTACTACTTCTTCAAGTCTTTGTAAACCAGGAATAACACTTATCATTCTCTTGCTTATATGTTCTTTGCGAAATATGAAGCCTAAATCCATGAAACCTTTTACTTCTTCAAGCTCGAGTTCGCCTAAGGTCCTGCAACTCATAGTTTTTTCTAGTACTATACTTCCTGAATCCTTCAAGTATCTGTCAGTTCTTGAATATCTTTTATCAGTGGCAGGTGATGATGAATGAGACCTGCTTTTTCTGGTTGCTACAAGATTAAGTCTTGTTGGTCTTTCCTTCTCAATGGCTTCTTGTTTTTCACAAACATCCTTGAATGACAGACAGACAACCTTAATTCAATAAGAATTTAAGTTCTATACATTGACATATCGAAATTTCTTTTCAGCATCTAGTAAAATTGAGATAGAATAATAGATAACACCTTTTTGTCAAGTCTAGTATGGTATTATTGAAAATAGAGAGAACAACACTGAACACCAACCTAATTTCGAGAAAAAAAGAATAAGTAAAAGCAAGTACATTTTTAAAGGTCTCTATTTCTAGTCTAGATGAATAGCGGTCACTTTTTTGGAACTAATTAATAGGCATTTTCCCTATTAGTTAGAATTCACTTACTATAAAAACAAACGGTTGAAGCATGCAATAGAAAGCGGAAAAACAAATTACTTAACTATTGGGTGCAAGGCCGTAAAAGAGACAACTATGGATAGTTCAAGTGCTCTGAAAGAACTTATTATAACTAGTTCAATTACAAAGGGAAAAACTTAAGCACATCTTTTTTGGGGTGTTGGGGTTGTGGTTCTGTGTGTGTGGGGAGGGGGGTTTGAGAAGACTAGCCTAACTAGGAGAAAATTTGTTACCTGTAGAAGAGTGCTTTCTGATTCAACTGATGACAATTCTTGATATTGGTTTTTAGGAGAACATGTCAGAGAGTCTTGAATAGGCAGGGTTTTTTCAACATTTTTAGGAAATGAAACAGAATGGGTTTCTGAAAGGAGAATAATTTGGTGAAACCACAAATGATCCATGACACCTAACAAACCTATACTATATTTTTCTGCCATAGTTATCAGGACAAGAATGAAATGAGTAAGGAATTAATGTTCAAGGGGTGAAATACTGAAGGGGGCAGAGGGTATCTTTTATtggaataatttttatttttttaaaattattattattattattattataaatattattattattattattattaatgttcAAGGGGTGAAATATTGAAGGGGGCAGAGGGTATCTTTTATTGgaataaaagattttttttaaaattattattattattattattcgaGAATGATATGGTTTGTGGTATTGAAAGAAAAGGCAAGTCTCAATATGATCCAAAAATGTGTGGGGTTCATTTTGACAGTGGCAAATGTGGTCAGAAGTAATAATGATACTTTTTCCACATCTTTCACAATGCCAAATGACAAGTTGCTCTAAACTTGTGCTTAAAGACGACCTTGATCTGCTACGTTTCATTTTTTGTTTCTATTTAATTCTGGATTACCACGAGCAGTCAAAGCACCTGCTGATGTACGCAGCTAATCGCTTCGGAGCTACATGGTTTTCAAGGGGGTTTAACTGAATCTGCTTCGTCAAAAACAATATATTATGCAAATAGAGTAAAAATAAATTCGTCGAATCCCCTTGATATAAGAGAGGTATGTAATGACAATGGTGGTTCAAAAATTGCTTTTGATCGTATGTGATTTAGAGGTATAGCATTCTTGCGTGCTTTTGAATAATCCTGTTAAAATTTCTGACTCTGACATTAAATTACTCTTGTGACTTCTGGTTCTAACTTCTAGAGCCAAACTAATTGACTGTTTATTTTCAGATACTAACGTTTTTACCAAAACATGTAACAACTTGTTGAAAAATAAGCTCCAACACTTAAAAATGTTTTTCAGCACCAAGTGTTTAAAAGCTACTTAAATTCAGCTAAGCGAGACATACTCTAAAATTGTTCTAACTGTTAAGTTATTTGGTGCTATTCGACAATTCAGCAATGACAGGGAAACGAAGTTACTAACAGTATTTCATGAAATGCTTATGCATAAGGttaaaggtgtcaaccggttccgtgtaaccggttttaaccggtaaccggaccggttaaaccggaaccggtataaccggttccggttaaccggatattagttaaccggtccggttccaaatttttcttaaccggaaccggttaaaccggtttaaccggaaccggaccggttaaaccggttaaaatttaaaaaaaaaaaaaaaaaaaaaaggaaagagccgttggacttgggcctcggtaatggaccgttggcaacggtccatttgcaaaaatggccgttgccaaacggtcattttcttaatttttggcccccaaattttttttttttaacactttaacccctcccccacccctatataaacccttcttcattttcatttcaattcactcttcttcatctttctctcaaatctcaatctctcaattatagttactttgcaataattagccacaaagtcttattatagtttgaactttcaattattaattttgcaattataatattgttggtggagttggtgattttgcaacaatccgaagtagctttggtggatttgcaattctagccgccttcgctttgttggaaattattccggcaatttggtaccttcgttccaactctatctttaatttttgcaatttaattctagcaatttatttttcgaaatttaatttacgcaatttaattctagcaatttaatttgttgtaatttattttcttgtgatttatttgattgtgatttaaattatttctatttaataatgtcaaagagattaagacgtggtgccggtagtagtagtcgtactgttaggggtgcgcttaatgaggaaacatttgtggaagaaacacctaatttaggtattgatgttggtggaaataatccacttttaggtcatgaggcaatgcaacaacattttaccgacacttttaatgaagacttagatgatgatgatgatgaaacacaaccccccgaaaatcctataggagatacaggtcctgcacaatcacatacacaaaacaaaccgcctagaactcgtaggccaacaactaaagtttggaaattt is drawn from Lycium barbarum isolate Lr01 chromosome 8, ASM1917538v2, whole genome shotgun sequence and contains these coding sequences:
- the LOC132605408 gene encoding uncharacterized protein LOC132605408, yielding MAEKYSIGLLGVMDHLWFHQIILLSETHSVSFPKNVEKTLPIQDSLTCSPKNQYQELSSVESESTLLQDVCEKQEAIEKERPTRLNLVATRKSRSHSSSPATDKRYSRTDRYLKDSGSIVLEKTMSCRTLGELELEEVKGFMDLGFIFRKEHISKRMISVIPGLQRLEEVVMSEDEEKICEDSKANSVNGIVAEEEDDKREIARPYLSEAWLIKRPDSPLLNLRIPRISAGADMKKH